The DNA segment GTAAAGCCCCTCGAGCGTTGTATCGACGTGCTGTCGGAGCCGTTCTCGCCGCTCGTCTTCGATGGGTCCGATTTCGGCGTAGGCGACGTGGGCGTCCACCAGCGCGAACGAACTCGAGTCCAGGCGCGTGTCGAGGTTCCCATCGTGTTCGCGCAGCGCGTAGATACCGCGGTCGGTATCCCAGAGCGTGTCCAATCCCTCGTAGACGCGACGGGCCTGTTCGGCACTGTGCTCGCGCAGGTCGGTGTCGAACGGGGCACGCGCAACCGAGGCGTAGGCGTGTAAGAAGGTTGCGGCGGTGTGAACGAATCGACCGGCCATGTTCTCCCAGGCGTTCTGGCAGGCGATGGGCAACCCATCGTCGGCCAGCGTCTCGTCGAGCCCTTCGATTGCGCGTTCGACGACGGGTTCGACTTCGTGGCGGCGCTTTTCGCTCGTTTCCGCGTAGGCGGCCAGATACGAGAGGACGCTCGCGGACTGGTCTGCCTGATAGTCGATGCCCTCACCGCCCAGCCGGTCGTTCGCCCAGCCGGGGGCGAGGGTGCCGTCGTCCGGCCAGACCCGATGTGGCCAGGTGCCGTCCTCGAGCTGGACGTCGGCGTAGAACGCGGCGCTGTGTTCGTGCTGGGGCTCGAGGCCGAGGTCGAACTCGGCGTCCGTCTCGAGCAGGAAGCGGGCGATTTCGGCGTCGTCGCGGAACCAGGTGTAGCCATAGCCACCGGAGTACTCGAAGTGCGGGTCGAAGTCGGGACCGGCCATGCGACTGCCGCGGGCGCTCGAGAGCACCGAGAGGACGCGCAGGTCGTCGACGACCGTCTGGCAGTCGATGCCCGTCTCGATGCGGGGTGCGATTTCCCGAAGCGTCGCCTCGTTGTCGAGTCGAGCGGCCTGATCGGACAGTTCGGCGACAACTTTCGCCGACTCGGGTCGCTCGGTCACCTGTGAAACGACGGTCGCGCTGCCGTCATCGAACGGGACGAACCCGAGCACGTAGCCGCCGAGGCGTCCGTCTTCGTACTGGCCGGTTTCGCCGCCGTTCGGATACGTCGCTGGTGCCCCGTCGAGGACGTCGGCCAGCCGTTCTGGCAACTGCCCGGCGACCGATTCGAACGTCGGCGCACTCGCCAGGAAGTCGTGTTCGTCACGGTGGTAGACCTCGACGACACCCGGTTCGTCGTAGACGAGTTGGCCGATTCGCTCGTCGCGCCCGCCCGGAGCGAAGGAGACGAAGGCGGCGAGTGCATCCGGCTCGCCTTCGGTCACCGTGACGTGGGTGACGTGGGTGTCTTCGAGGGTCACGTCCAGTCGCTCGAGTGTGAACGCCTCGGTTTCGAAGGTCGTCTCGACGAGTGCGGTTGCACCCACGTAGCGCTGTGTGCTGGCCGTGACGGTATCGAGCCAGGTGACCTCGCCGTCGATGCGAACCCCAAATCGGGAGCGATCGATACCGTACCGTCCAGTGAGTGGATACGAGAAATCACGAAGCGAACCGTCACGGCCGACGTGAAGCGTACGGCCAGCGAGTCCTGAAAACCGGCCCGTCGTCGTCCGACGCTCACCGGGAAAGAGCGTCTCCGAACCCCGGTGTTGTTTGTAGTCGTCCAGCGCAGCGCGGAGTGTCATTGTCTCTCACCAGGAACGGTGGGTACAAAAATTTGTTGTAAAATTAGTTCACGGTTTGGCATGGTGTAGACTCGAGTGAGCTGTCTGTGTCCACTCGAGTACCAATCCGTGAGCGCGACGATTACCAGGGTGGTCTGCACGAATTGTCGGCAGCTGGTCCGAACACTCATTGCATCTGAATCATGTACTCATTGTATGGATGATTCGACGCTCTCGGACCGCCTTCGGCAACTCGGGCTGTCCGAAAAAGAGGTGGATACCTATCTCACGATTCTCGAACACGGTGAGGCGAAAGCGAGCACGGTTGCGGATGACGCCGGTGTCTCCAAACGGTACGTCTACAGCGTGAGCGAAAAACTCGACGAACGCGGCTTCGTCGACGTCATCGATCACGCCGTTCCGACCACGATCCGGGCCAACCCGCCCGATGAAGTTATCGCGGCACTGACGACGGATCTCGAGTCGCTCGAGCCAGAACTCAAGAACCGCTACGGCAACGTCTCCGAACAGGAGCGCGAGTTCGAGGTGATCAAGACACGGACGACGATCATGAAGCGGATCACCCAACTGCTCGAGCGGGCCGAGGAGGAGGTAACGCTCTCGGTACCAGCCGCCTTACTCGAGGAAATCGAAGACGCACTCGAGGCGACGGTCGATCGCGGCGTCATGGTCATTTTACTGGTGACGGGTGACGACTCCCTTCCGGAATCACGTTTTTCGGGACTTGCGAGTATCGCCCGTAGCTGGGGCGAAAACGCTCCGCTGATAGTGACCGCTGACCAGCACCTCGGACTCTTCGCGCCGAATGAGATGCTGGTTCGGTCGAACTCCGGCAAACAGGGAATCGCCATCTCGCAGGCCCAGCTGGTCCCCATCATCGTCGGTTCGTTCTTCGGGAACTACTGGCCGATGGCCGAACAGGTGTACGTCACCGAACCGGACGTCCTCCCGCGGACCTACACCGATTTCCGTCACGGCGTGCTCCAGTCGACGCTTCACCTCGAGGCGGGCCACGACATCCTCGTTCGGGCCGAAGCACGCCCGGTTCGAACGGACGAATACGCTACCATCGAAGGGCAACTCGTCGGCGTTCGACAGAGCCTACTCGAGCCAACGCGTGACACCTTCGCCGTCGAAAACGCGCTCATCCTCGAACTCGAGAGCGAAGACGACGAGGACACAATCGTCACGGTCGGTGGGAAAGGCGCGTTCGTCGAGGATTACGAGGCGAATTCGGTGACGCTCGAGCGAGTGTAATGGTGATTCGTGGACCTATCGGGACACTCGGGCGGCCCCGTCTCCACTCGAGTGTCTGGAGTGCTCCGTCACACGTTCAGGCTTGACGAACCACTCAGGTCTTCCACAAATCGATACAATCGCGTTCGTCGTCCACCACACTTAGGCTCACGGCCGCTATAATCCACTCGTGGTTCCGACACCCGCCGTCGAGTTCGAACTGCTTGGCTGGCCAGCCGATGGGCCGACGCTCCGACTCGATTATCGACGCTTCAGCTACGCTGGAAAGTTCGTCATGTCGAACACGGGCAAGGCCGTGCTCAAACGGGAGGGGAAGTCGGTTCCCTCGAGTAACACCGGTTCGACGCCAGTTCGGGAGCTTCCGTACGCGACGGCCGTACTGGCCGCGGTGGCGTTCAACGAAGACCGAACCGACGCGTCGACGCTGTGGCTCCGTTACGTCACCGTCGACAGCGAGTTTCGAGGCCAAGGGCTCGGACCAGAACTCATCTCTCGCGTGCGCGACCTGGCACTCGAGCGTGGCTACGGCAGCTTACAAATCGCCGTCAACAACCCCTTTGCGTACGACGCTCTCTGGAAAGCCGGGTTTACGTTCACCGGTGAGACCACAGGGCTGGCCGAACTGATTCTGGTCCATCCCGTCTCGCCTCCTGCGACGGGCACGGAGCTGTCTCCCTCAGCCGGGGTCGACGACCGCCTTCTCGCCCACTATCGCGACGGTCTCGAGCAGTTTCGATCACAGGACCGCGATCGGTCTCCGGACGAACGTCGCTTCCTCGAGCGTCGCCTCGAGAACGGCCCGCCGTCACGTTCGACGTAATCGGGGTGGACAGAAACGGCCCCACCACGCCAACGGCGAACACAACCTTTCAAACCCTCTCGCCCCAAGGAACTTCCAATGGGAAACGCAGCACTTCGTGATATCGCCGTCATCCAGGACGTGCCGTTCGAAGATATCGAGGGTGTCGTCGCCGTCGACGCACACAACTGGCTCTATCGCTATCTGACGACGACGGTCAAGTGGACCTCGAGCGAGAAGTACACGACCGACGATGGCACTGAAGTCGCGAACCTGATCGGAATCATCCAGGGATTGCCGAAGTTCTTCGAACACGATATCGTCCCGGTGATGGTGTTCGACGGCGGCCCCTCGGAACTGAAAGCCGACGAAATCGCAGATCGGCGCGAACAACGCGAGGTGTACGAGGAACAACTCGAACGGGCCCGAAAGGAGGGTGACACCGTCGCTATCGCCCAACTCGAATCTCGAACCCAGCGGCTGACGCCAACGATTCAGGAGACCAGCCGCGAACTGCTCGAACTGCTCGACGTGCCGGTGGTCGAAGCGCCCGCAGAGGGTGAAGCTCAGGCGGCACACATGGTCAAACGCGGCGACGCCGACTACGTCGGGTCAGAAGATTACGACGCACTCCTCTTTGGCGCCCCGTACACGCTCAGGCAACTGACCAGTAAGGGCGACCCCGAACTGATGGACCTCGAGGCGACGCTCACGGCTCACGACCTCACGCTCGAGCAACTGATCGACGCGGCCATCCTGATCGGGACGGACTTCAACGAGGGAATTCGCGGAATCGGACCCAAGACGGCACTCTCTGAAATTGGCGAACACGGTGACCTCTGGAGCGTACTCGAGGCTCGCGGTGACCACATCGAACACGGCGACCGGGTCCGACAGCTGTTTCGCGACCCGAACGTGACCGACGAGTACGAGTTCGAGACGAGCCTCGAACCGGACCTCGAGTCGGCCAGACAGTACGTCGTCGACGAGTGGGGCGTCGATGCCGGGGAAGTCGAGCGCGGTTTCGAGCGGATCGAGGCGAGCGTCGTGCAGACGGGGCTCGATTCCTGGACGTGAGTGCGGTCTCGTTCACGCCGTGATCGGTGTCCGGTCGCTGCTCGCGAGATACAGAGCCGTCGTCAGCCAGAGTGCGATCATGAATCCGATGAGCCCTATCGGGCCCGGATCTTCGAATCCTCGAAAGCCGGTTACAATGTAGAGCAGTGCGCACACTCCGATCGGTACGCCGACGTACACCGACACGGTGGCCAGTGTATTCGGTCCCTTTGGTGGTGTCGTTATCTGGATAAACAGTCCCGCGAGCGTAACGATGGACAGCGGGACTAACACGAACATGCTCACTATCGAGAACCCGAATGAAATACCGTGTTGTGGAGCGATTAACAACGCATAGATCAACGTTACGGGGGCGATGACCGCATAGATGAAGAGGACGTATCGCCATCTCTGTGCGGTCTCCGGCTTCCGTTCACCACTCTCTCGAAGAAGACGCGTCGTTATCCACTGGCCGAACAGTGCGCTGATAGACGTAATCACGACGGTGAAGCCAACACCGATTGCGACGACGATCGGTGTCGCAATCACCCCGGCGAGGCCGATTCTCGAGGAGGCCGAAGGAAGACTGGTGAGTGTGTTGGCCAGAAAGACGATCATCGTCCCGATCGAACCGGCCATCCCGGCCCAGATCCCCGCCCGACGCGTTTCTGTCGGCCGGTCGGTATAGAGGTAGCCAACGAGTAACCCTGCCAGCAGAACCGGCGCTCCCGACAGAGAGCCACCGATGACCACGACGTCGTCGGCTACCGGTTCCCAGGAGAGGGCGACGGTAAACGGGACGGACGTGAGTCCGACCAAGATCGCTAGCCGTAACGAGGAATCGGTGAGGCCAGCACGAAGCGCGTGCAGTGAGGACATCGGTCGTCCGATGCATACTGCACCGATTCGTATTACTATTCCGAATTCTATCTCCTGGATAAAAAGTGGGTTACTGGGATTGCCTCGAGTGAGAGGACGCGCACAGTTCGTTCTGCACGAGGTCGACCGCCTCACGGACGGAGCCGATCGATGAGAGATAGCCGACGCCGACGGTGGTTTTCAGCGCCTTCGCTGGCGCCCCGGTGAACACCGAAGGACCAACCTGGGCCACGGCGTCGTCACCGACGCTGACCAGCCAGCCGGGCGATTCGAACGTAAAGCTCTCGAGTCGCGGCTCGAACACGCCACCCTGGTGTTCGTACTCGATCAGCCGACGAATGCTCTCGGCAACGACGATCGCTTCGCGAACCGCAGATTGGGCACTCGCCGGGACGGCTTCCCCCTCGGCGTCGATAACCCGCGCCGCGTCACCGACGACGAACGTTCGATCATCGAGGCGCAGGGTGCGATTGACCTGTGGTCGCTCGCCCTCGAGTGCGTCCTGCCCGGAGATGCCGCCGGTCCAGACGAAGACGTCCGCCCGGAGCGTGCGCGGGCTGTTTTCGTCCGCAGACCGGACCGTAACTGTCGATTCACCAGCGTCGGTGACGGTGCTCTCGGTCCGAACGTCGACGCCGACTCGCTCGAGGACATCGCGTGTCGCCTCCTGAAACGATCGGTCGAATTCCGGTGCGACAGTGGCTGCTTGCTCGAGGAGGGTGACACTCGCCGTCCCATCGTCAACGCGCTCTGGGGCCGATTCTTCGAGGAGTGCTGCCAATTCGCCAGCAACCTGGATGCCAGAGAGGCCCGCTCCGCCGACCACGATGTCGGTCGTTTCGGATTCGCTTTCCAGCGCGCGCTGTACGCCCGAGCGAATCGCGGTTGCATCACCGACACGCTTCAACGGGAGTGCGTGTTCACGCACGGATTCGAGCCCGTAGAACGCGGTTTCGGCTCCGAGACAGACTGCACAGAAGTCGTAGGTGAGCGTTCCATCCTCGAGGTGCGTTTCATCTTCGAGGTGAACGGTTCGCCTCTCGGTATCGATCGATTCGACCACGCCGACGTGGACCGTCGCTCGCTCGAGCAAGTCGGTGAGGGGAATCGAGATCTCGGCCGCAACTGATGGTCGACGAATCACGCGGTGGAGTTCGTGCTGGACGAGGTGCGTTGGTGAGTCGTTAACCAGCGTCAACTCGACGTCGACGGGCAGGTCGCGCTCGAGCGCTCGCATCAGTGTCACTCCGGCGTAGCCACCGCCGAGGACGACGACGTGCATACCCTCATTTGGGGCTCGAGCAGTATAGGTCTGCTCGAGAACGGGACGGTTGCTGGTTCCTCGGGTGACGTCAGTGCGTGGAAGCAATGCTTCCCCTCTGTACACAACAGGTGACGCAAAATCTGGCCTGGGAGGCGTTAGAACAGGTGTTCGTCGTCGCCCTCGAGCAGGCGTGCGGGGCCACCGACGCCCCAGGTAGTCGTCGAGACGCCGGTTTCGGCGATGGCTTCCTCGACCTGTTCGGCGTGTTCGGCTGTCGTGTTGACGTAGACGCTTGCACCAGTGTCCGTCGAGAAGTACGCCGGAACGTCCTCTTCCTCGCGGAGTTCGCGGACTTTGTTGAAGATAGCCAGGGTGGCCGGCTGCCAGTAGACCCAGCCCTCGGGACCGGTCATCGTCGTCGCCGCGAGGCTCAGCGAATCGTGTTCGGCCAGTTCGAACGCGTCATCGAACTCGTCGTTTCGCAGCGCGTCGCGCATCTTCGCAATCTGACCGTGGATGTGGGCGTTTCGGGCCTGGAACATGTGACTGTCTGCGGCCTCGTCGTGGGCGTCTTCGGTTTCCTTGTGGTAGGGAACCAGCCCGACCACGATCTTGAGCTCCTCGTGTAGGTTACTCGGGACGCGACGGGAGACGCAATCGTCGTCGTTCATCCCCGTATACAACTGCGAAAACGCACCGGTCACCGATCGGGCGGCCGAGGCCGACCCGACACGGGCGATGGTCGAAATCTCTTGCATCGAGGCGTCGAGTTCGGCTGCTTCGGCGAGCGCTCGAGCGGCCGCGGCGAATCCCGAGGACGAGGAGCCGAGTCCGACGTTCGAGGGGAAGCTGTTCTCGCTTTCGATGCGGACCGGGTAGACGGTGTGGGCCGCGTCGGACATACCACGGGCCTTCTCGACGACTGCCTCGAGACGGTCGAATCCTCGCCCCTCGAGTTCCTCGCCGTCGACGACGTAGGTGTCCTCGTCGTAGTCCATCGAGAACTCGACGGTGGTGCGGGTGTGACTCGGTGCCGTACAGACGCTGATACTGTCGTGGTAGGGCAGTCGTTCGATGTCGTCTCGCATGCCGTGGTATTTGATAAGCCCCTGAATCGGGTGGGCCATCGCCGTCGCTTTCATACACTCACGAGTGAGTGTTGGCCGCTTAAAGGTCACGGCATACCTGGCACTCGAGTCGGCGAACCGATGGTTTCCCTTCCCAAACCGATTCGGGATCGCCCGAAAATGGGTGTCAGTACTTCGTTACGCGTCGACGTGTGAGCCGAACCGAACGGTTCGGCGCACCTGTGCAGCCGTGACCAACCACTCGGGCTACCCAAGTGCCGCCTGTAACTCCTCGCGCCACTCGGCTGCCTCGTCGGTCACCTGCTCGAGCGTCTCGATTCGCGCTTCGATATCGTCGACCTCGTCCTCGAACTCGGCCCACAACTCGGCTTCGAGGTCGTCGATGGCCGCCCTGATTTCGTCGGCTGTCTCTCCTAGACGGTCGCCGACTCGTTCTTCT comes from the Natronosalvus amylolyticus genome and includes:
- a CDS encoding GNAT family N-acetyltransferase, whose protein sequence is MVPTPAVEFELLGWPADGPTLRLDYRRFSYAGKFVMSNTGKAVLKREGKSVPSSNTGSTPVRELPYATAVLAAVAFNEDRTDASTLWLRYVTVDSEFRGQGLGPELISRVRDLALERGYGSLQIAVNNPFAYDALWKAGFTFTGETTGLAELILVHPVSPPATGTELSPSAGVDDRLLAHYRDGLEQFRSQDRDRSPDERRFLERRLENGPPSRST
- a CDS encoding NAD(P)/FAD-dependent oxidoreductase, yielding MHVVVLGGGYAGVTLMRALERDLPVDVELTLVNDSPTHLVQHELHRVIRRPSVAAEISIPLTDLLERATVHVGVVESIDTERRTVHLEDETHLEDGTLTYDFCAVCLGAETAFYGLESVREHALPLKRVGDATAIRSGVQRALESESETTDIVVGGAGLSGIQVAGELAALLEESAPERVDDGTASVTLLEQAATVAPEFDRSFQEATRDVLERVGVDVRTESTVTDAGESTVTVRSADENSPRTLRADVFVWTGGISGQDALEGERPQVNRTLRLDDRTFVVGDAARVIDAEGEAVPASAQSAVREAIVVAESIRRLIEYEHQGGVFEPRLESFTFESPGWLVSVGDDAVAQVGPSVFTGAPAKALKTTVGVGYLSSIGSVREAVDLVQNELCASSHSRQSQ
- the fen gene encoding flap endonuclease-1 encodes the protein MGNAALRDIAVIQDVPFEDIEGVVAVDAHNWLYRYLTTTVKWTSSEKYTTDDGTEVANLIGIIQGLPKFFEHDIVPVMVFDGGPSELKADEIADRREQREVYEEQLERARKEGDTVAIAQLESRTQRLTPTIQETSRELLELLDVPVVEAPAEGEAQAAHMVKRGDADYVGSEDYDALLFGAPYTLRQLTSKGDPELMDLEATLTAHDLTLEQLIDAAILIGTDFNEGIRGIGPKTALSEIGEHGDLWSVLEARGDHIEHGDRVRQLFRDPNVTDEYEFETSLEPDLESARQYVVDEWGVDAGEVERGFERIEASVVQTGLDSWT
- the mvaD gene encoding phosphomevalonate decarboxylase MvaD; this encodes MKATAMAHPIQGLIKYHGMRDDIERLPYHDSISVCTAPSHTRTTVEFSMDYDEDTYVVDGEELEGRGFDRLEAVVEKARGMSDAAHTVYPVRIESENSFPSNVGLGSSSSGFAAAARALAEAAELDASMQEISTIARVGSASAARSVTGAFSQLYTGMNDDDCVSRRVPSNLHEELKIVVGLVPYHKETEDAHDEAADSHMFQARNAHIHGQIAKMRDALRNDEFDDAFELAEHDSLSLAATTMTGPEGWVYWQPATLAIFNKVRELREEEDVPAYFSTDTGASVYVNTTAEHAEQVEEAIAETGVSTTTWGVGGPARLLEGDDEHLF
- a CDS encoding DUF5518 domain-containing protein encodes the protein MSSLHALRAGLTDSSLRLAILVGLTSVPFTVALSWEPVADDVVVIGGSLSGAPVLLAGLLVGYLYTDRPTETRRAGIWAGMAGSIGTMIVFLANTLTSLPSASSRIGLAGVIATPIVVAIGVGFTVVITSISALFGQWITTRLLRESGERKPETAQRWRYVLFIYAVIAPVTLIYALLIAPQHGISFGFSIVSMFVLVPLSIVTLAGLFIQITTPPKGPNTLATVSVYVGVPIGVCALLYIVTGFRGFEDPGPIGLIGFMIALWLTTALYLASSDRTPITA
- a CDS encoding TrmB family transcriptional regulator, producing MDDSTLSDRLRQLGLSEKEVDTYLTILEHGEAKASTVADDAGVSKRYVYSVSEKLDERGFVDVIDHAVPTTIRANPPDEVIAALTTDLESLEPELKNRYGNVSEQEREFEVIKTRTTIMKRITQLLERAEEEVTLSVPAALLEEIEDALEATVDRGVMVILLVTGDDSLPESRFSGLASIARSWGENAPLIVTADQHLGLFAPNEMLVRSNSGKQGIAISQAQLVPIIVGSFFGNYWPMAEQVYVTEPDVLPRTYTDFRHGVLQSTLHLEAGHDILVRAEARPVRTDEYATIEGQLVGVRQSLLEPTRDTFAVENALILELESEDDEDTIVTVGGKGAFVEDYEANSVTLERV
- a CDS encoding glucan 1,4-alpha-glucosidase, whose protein sequence is MTLRAALDDYKQHRGSETLFPGERRTTTGRFSGLAGRTLHVGRDGSLRDFSYPLTGRYGIDRSRFGVRIDGEVTWLDTVTASTQRYVGATALVETTFETEAFTLERLDVTLEDTHVTHVTVTEGEPDALAAFVSFAPGGRDERIGQLVYDEPGVVEVYHRDEHDFLASAPTFESVAGQLPERLADVLDGAPATYPNGGETGQYEDGRLGGYVLGFVPFDDGSATVVSQVTERPESAKVVAELSDQAARLDNEATLREIAPRIETGIDCQTVVDDLRVLSVLSSARGSRMAGPDFDPHFEYSGGYGYTWFRDDAEIARFLLETDAEFDLGLEPQHEHSAAFYADVQLEDGTWPHRVWPDDGTLAPGWANDRLGGEGIDYQADQSASVLSYLAAYAETSEKRRHEVEPVVERAIEGLDETLADDGLPIACQNAWENMAGRFVHTAATFLHAYASVARAPFDTDLREHSAEQARRVYEGLDTLWDTDRGIYALREHDGNLDTRLDSSSFALVDAHVAYAEIGPIEDERRERLRQHVDTTLEGLYRETDAVAGLIRFEGDDWRTRTQVDEKIWTVSTAWGANATAAFATFLEDESYYERSRELLGELLPDGSLCLENGYLPEQVFDDGTPDSATPLGWPHALRLATVAHLESVGELQTSISADDAEVLLE